One Halobaculum roseum DNA segment encodes these proteins:
- a CDS encoding M28 family peptidase, with protein MTDLSERTDWIGDAFTSDAGWNLLEDLVDVGNRMAGQPGEREGLELVRDALADAGCRDARIDEFDLQGWERGDSGLRAAGRDERCIALPRSPAGEATADLVDLGYGLPSDFEEGDVDGNVVMVSSDTPDEFDRFIHRTEKYYYAVEHGAAAFVFRNHVEGCLPPTGSVGTDDDPIGDIPAVGVSAEVGGRLARRSTGEPVTVSVDCETPEATSGNAMAELGPDTDEEILVSSHVDAHDIAEGAMDNGAGTATIVEVANALAGIEDELDTRVRFVAYGAEEVGLVGSSVEADRADRDAIAAIVNVDSNVFGRTLSLSTHGFDDLAAAADRLADRFDHPISTSEELVPHSDHWPFVIHGVPGYMVAGETEGSGRGWGHTEADTLEKLEVRNLREQAILLTALVADLADADTEIARRDPSEIAAALEAEDKAAGMKVIGDWPYDDDGNVVG; from the coding sequence GTGACAGACCTCAGCGAGCGGACGGACTGGATCGGCGACGCGTTCACGAGCGATGCCGGGTGGAACCTGCTGGAGGACCTCGTCGACGTGGGCAACCGGATGGCGGGCCAACCCGGCGAGCGCGAGGGACTCGAACTCGTACGCGACGCCCTCGCCGACGCCGGCTGTCGCGACGCCCGGATCGACGAGTTCGACCTGCAGGGGTGGGAGCGCGGCGACTCGGGCCTCCGCGCCGCCGGCCGCGACGAGCGCTGCATCGCGCTGCCGCGCTCCCCGGCGGGCGAAGCGACCGCCGATCTCGTCGACCTCGGCTACGGCCTCCCGTCGGACTTCGAGGAGGGCGACGTGGACGGCAACGTCGTGATGGTGTCCTCGGACACCCCCGACGAGTTCGACCGGTTCATCCACCGCACGGAGAAGTACTACTACGCGGTCGAGCACGGCGCCGCGGCGTTCGTCTTCCGCAACCACGTGGAGGGGTGTCTCCCGCCGACCGGCTCCGTCGGCACCGACGACGACCCGATCGGCGACATCCCCGCAGTCGGCGTCTCGGCTGAGGTCGGCGGGCGCCTCGCGCGCCGCTCGACCGGCGAGCCCGTGACCGTCTCCGTCGACTGCGAGACGCCCGAGGCGACCAGCGGCAACGCGATGGCCGAGTTGGGTCCCGACACCGACGAGGAGATCCTCGTCTCCTCGCACGTCGACGCCCACGACATCGCCGAGGGCGCGATGGACAACGGGGCCGGCACCGCCACGATCGTCGAGGTGGCGAACGCACTCGCCGGGATCGAGGACGAACTGGACACCCGGGTTCGATTCGTCGCCTACGGCGCCGAGGAGGTCGGCCTCGTCGGCTCGTCGGTGGAGGCGGACCGGGCGGACCGCGACGCCATCGCTGCGATCGTCAACGTCGACTCCAACGTCTTCGGCCGGACGCTGTCGCTGTCGACCCACGGGTTCGACGACCTCGCCGCGGCGGCCGATCGCCTCGCCGACCGGTTCGACCACCCGATCTCGACCAGCGAGGAGCTGGTCCCCCACAGCGACCACTGGCCGTTCGTGATCCACGGCGTCCCGGGCTACATGGTCGCCGGCGAGACCGAGGGGAGCGGCCGGGGATGGGGTCACACCGAGGCGGACACGCTGGAGAAGCTGGAGGTCCGGAACCTCCGCGAGCAGGCGATCCTGCTGACCGCGCTCGTCGCCGATCTCGCGGATGCCGACACCGAAATCGCGCGCCGCGATCCGAGCGAGATCGCCGCCGCGCTGGAGGCGGAGGACAAGGCGGCCGGGATGAAGGTGATCGGCGACTGGCCCTACGACGACGACGGGAACGTCGTCGGGTGA
- a CDS encoding DUF420 domain-containing protein, with translation MATADASGPLGTVKEYPRATVAVVSVVGYALVIGTFAGVVPDSVFPSLTQGEVNLLSHAIAAVNTVTTVLLVLGWRWIRAGEVRKHAAAMSTAFGLIMVFLVMYLARVGGGPGEKHIVIRETAFLGAYAGAVEVAYLAMLAIHILLSVVTVPVVLYAIVLGWTHTPEELRTETPHRRVGRWAAGTWIVSLTLGVVTYVLLNWVYAYEFVRVAR, from the coding sequence ATGGCAACAGCGGACGCGAGCGGCCCGCTCGGCACCGTGAAGGAGTACCCGCGCGCGACGGTCGCGGTGGTGTCGGTCGTCGGCTACGCGCTCGTCATCGGCACGTTCGCGGGCGTCGTCCCCGACTCCGTGTTCCCGTCGCTCACGCAGGGCGAGGTGAACCTTCTCAGCCACGCGATCGCGGCGGTCAACACCGTGACGACGGTGCTGCTCGTGCTCGGGTGGCGCTGGATCCGCGCGGGCGAGGTGCGCAAGCACGCGGCCGCGATGAGCACCGCCTTCGGCCTCATCATGGTGTTCCTCGTCATGTACCTCGCGCGGGTCGGCGGCGGCCCGGGGGAGAAACACATCGTCATCCGCGAGACGGCGTTCCTCGGCGCGTACGCGGGCGCCGTCGAGGTCGCGTACCTCGCGATGCTCGCGATCCACATCCTGCTGTCGGTGGTGACCGTCCCCGTCGTCCTGTACGCGATCGTGCTCGGGTGGACCCACACCCCGGAGGAGCTGCGCACGGAGACGCCACACAGGCGTGTGGGGCGGTGGGCCGCCGGGACGTGGATCGTCTCGCTGACGCTCGGCGTCGTCACCTACGTGCTGCTCAACTGGGTGTACGCCTACGAGTTCGTCCGCGTCGCGCGGTAG
- a CDS encoding NUDIX hydrolase codes for MLTDASRAAVDDAIARLREEWGDCPLAEPRWEMSPPEWDRGRERFEADTLGGAGAWVRRGDGAALVVRHEGESTWSEPGGKDEPGESLAEAAVRETREEAGVEVNLRGLVMLHRVAVDAPDRPRLFRLIATFDADYVAGDPEPREGEIAAVRWVHEHPDDLMYPEVAEYPL; via the coding sequence ATGCTCACCGACGCCTCCCGCGCCGCCGTCGACGACGCGATCGCCCGCCTGCGCGAGGAGTGGGGCGACTGCCCCCTGGCGGAGCCCCGCTGGGAAATGTCCCCGCCGGAGTGGGACCGCGGCCGCGAGCGCTTCGAGGCCGACACCCTCGGGGGGGCCGGCGCGTGGGTTCGTCGGGGCGACGGCGCCGCGCTCGTGGTCAGACACGAGGGCGAGTCGACGTGGTCCGAGCCCGGCGGGAAGGACGAGCCCGGGGAGTCGCTCGCCGAGGCGGCCGTCCGGGAGACCCGCGAGGAGGCGGGCGTCGAGGTGAACCTTCGGGGGCTGGTGATGCTCCACCGGGTCGCCGTCGACGCCCCCGACAGGCCCAGGCTGTTCCGGCTGATCGCCACCTTCGACGCCGACTACGTCGCCGGCGACCCCGAGCCACGGGAGGGCGAGATCGCGGCGGTCCGGTGGGTGCACGAGCACCCGGACGACCTCATGTACCCGGAGGTGGCGGAGTATCCGCTGTGA
- a CDS encoding M48 family metallopeptidase: protein MSPAPPISSPALPSPLPATLSWAADWWELWALIAAGFLGVRLAPVLVSRAERPDALPEEVARAVERAGVPPDRVGVLGRDGRVVAYAAGLTAGHGRVFVSTGLLRELDPEGVAAVVRHEHAHLGRGHVPLRVGIPCAYAVAWAVDATLFGQAGLVAGAALAIPLAYLSVRVARWTEYDADAVAARGTGDDYREALARLAAAGHLGRTAPAGGRLRRLLAALSMHPPLGERLDRLDEPPGSRADARIPTGPRTRATRSDD from the coding sequence GTGTCCCCCGCTCCTCCGATCTCGTCGCCCGCCCTCCCGTCCCCGTTGCCGGCCACGCTCTCGTGGGCGGCCGACTGGTGGGAGCTGTGGGCGCTCATCGCGGCCGGCTTCCTCGGGGTTCGCCTCGCGCCCGTGTTGGTCTCGCGAGCCGAGCGTCCGGACGCGCTCCCCGAGGAGGTCGCCCGCGCGGTCGAACGCGCCGGCGTCCCCCCCGACCGGGTCGGCGTCCTCGGACGCGACGGGCGGGTGGTCGCGTACGCCGCCGGGCTGACGGCCGGGCACGGCCGGGTGTTCGTCTCGACGGGCCTCCTCCGCGAGCTCGATCCCGAGGGCGTCGCGGCGGTCGTCCGCCACGAGCACGCCCACCTCGGCCGGGGGCACGTCCCGCTTCGGGTCGGCATCCCCTGCGCGTACGCGGTGGCGTGGGCCGTCGACGCGACGCTGTTCGGGCAGGCGGGGCTCGTCGCGGGCGCGGCGCTGGCGATCCCGCTGGCGTACCTCTCCGTGCGGGTCGCGCGGTGGACCGAGTACGACGCCGACGCGGTCGCCGCCCGGGGGACGGGCGACGACTACCGGGAGGCGCTCGCCCGGCTCGCCGCCGCCGGCCACCTCGGTCGGACGGCCCCGGCAGGGGGACGGCTCCGCCGGCTGCTCGCGGCGCTGTCGATGCATCCGCCGCTGGGGGAGCGGCTCGACCGCCTGGACGAACCGCCGGGCAGCCGCGCGGACGCCCGGATCCCGACCGGCCCGAGGACGCGTGCGACCCGCAGCGACGACTGA
- a CDS encoding NAD(P)-dependent glycerol-1-phosphate dehydrogenase has protein sequence MFAKSTWIKLPRNVLVGHGVLDDVGTAVAELSLGGTPLLVTSPSPNELAGDRLRAQFDGAETVTVDSASFGAVAEIVEAAEDAGATFLVALGGGKPIDLAKMAADELGVGFVSVPTAASHDGIVSGRSSIPEGDTRHSVAADPPLAVIADTEIMANAPWDLTTAGCADIISNYTAVKDWRLARRLKNVEYSEYAGALSEMTAEMLVDNADSIKQGLEESSWIVSKALVSSGVAMSIAGSSRPASGAEHLFSHQLDRIAESPALHGHQVGVGSILTEFLHTGENGQWRAIRDALEAIGAPTTATELGIDDETVIEALTTAHTIRDRYTILGDGVNEDAAIEVASFTGVI, from the coding sequence ATGTTCGCGAAGTCGACGTGGATCAAGCTCCCGCGGAACGTCCTCGTCGGACACGGCGTGCTCGACGACGTGGGGACGGCCGTCGCGGAGCTGTCGCTGGGCGGGACACCCCTGCTGGTCACCTCGCCGAGCCCGAACGAACTCGCGGGCGACCGCCTGCGCGCACAGTTCGACGGCGCGGAGACCGTCACGGTCGATTCGGCCAGCTTCGGTGCGGTCGCGGAGATCGTCGAGGCCGCCGAGGACGCCGGGGCGACGTTCCTCGTCGCGCTCGGCGGCGGCAAGCCGATCGACCTCGCCAAGATGGCCGCCGACGAGTTGGGCGTCGGCTTCGTCTCGGTACCGACGGCCGCGAGCCACGACGGCATCGTCTCCGGCCGGTCGTCGATCCCCGAGGGCGACACGCGCCACTCGGTCGCGGCCGACCCGCCGCTGGCGGTCATCGCCGACACCGAGATCATGGCGAACGCGCCGTGGGACCTCACGACCGCCGGCTGCGCCGACATCATCTCCAACTACACCGCCGTCAAGGACTGGCGCCTCGCGCGCCGGCTGAAGAACGTCGAGTACAGCGAGTACGCGGGCGCGCTCTCGGAGATGACCGCCGAGATGCTCGTCGACAACGCCGACTCGATCAAACAGGGGCTCGAGGAGTCGTCGTGGATCGTCTCGAAGGCGCTGGTCTCCTCGGGCGTCGCCATGTCGATCGCGGGGTCCTCGCGGCCGGCGTCGGGTGCCGAACACCTCTTCTCCCACCAACTGGACCGGATCGCCGAGTCGCCGGCGCTACACGGCCACCAGGTCGGCGTCGGATCCATCCTCACGGAGTTCCTCCACACCGGCGAGAACGGCCAGTGGCGCGCCATCCGCGACGCCCTGGAGGCGATCGGCGCCCCGACGACCGCGACCGAGCTCGGGATCGACGACGAAACCGTGATCGAGGCGTTGACCACGGCACACACCATCCGCGACCGCTACACGATCCTCGGCGACGGCGTCAACGAGGACGCAGCCATCGAGGTCGCGTCGTTCACGGGCGTCATCTGA
- a CDS encoding LysE family translocator, whose product MTVVASLAAGVVFGLALAAPPGPMNAVIAEESVLRGWTAGVRAGLGAATADAIFLVLSLVGVVGFLNDAPLLRGAMVGVGGVLMLYYAYGAAREIGGSFLSVDTDMVDDESAGFRKALALALANPYQVLFWLTVGVGLLEPGEIDVFGAAEVSELAGTLVVETGSPALIVGFFGGIGLWVTGFPGALVAAKRRVEALAPAVAALSALLLAGFGVAFLLDATRTLGPLV is encoded by the coding sequence GTGACAGTCGTCGCCTCGCTGGCCGCCGGCGTCGTGTTCGGCCTCGCGTTGGCCGCGCCGCCGGGGCCGATGAACGCCGTCATCGCCGAGGAGAGCGTGCTCCGCGGGTGGACCGCCGGCGTGCGTGCCGGCCTCGGAGCGGCGACCGCGGACGCGATCTTCCTGGTGCTGTCGCTCGTCGGCGTCGTCGGGTTTCTGAACGACGCGCCGCTCCTCCGTGGCGCGATGGTCGGGGTCGGCGGCGTGCTCATGCTGTATTACGCCTACGGCGCGGCCCGGGAGATCGGCGGCTCCTTTCTCAGCGTCGACACCGACATGGTGGACGACGAGTCCGCGGGGTTCCGGAAGGCGCTGGCGCTGGCGCTGGCGAACCCCTACCAGGTGCTGTTCTGGCTCACCGTCGGCGTCGGACTGCTCGAACCCGGGGAGATCGACGTGTTCGGCGCCGCCGAAGTGAGCGAGCTGGCGGGAACGCTCGTCGTCGAGACCGGAAGCCCCGCGCTGATCGTCGGCTTCTTCGGCGGCATCGGGCTGTGGGTGACGGGGTTCCCGGGAGCGCTCGTCGCGGCCAAGCGGCGCGTCGAGGCGCTCGCGCCCGCGGTCGCCGCGCTGTCGGCGCTGCTGTTGGCGGGCTTCGGCGTCGCGTTCCTACTCGATGCGACGCGCACGCTCGGCCCGCTGGTGTGA
- a CDS encoding TMEM165/GDT1 family protein, translating into MSFWEIVVVAAVAQLAVLPGEKVQFIIAGLSTRYRPAIVVGAAGTAFAGWTALEIWFGAALQSMLSGAMLDAFTAAMFLVFAVLLFRSAPGAGAGVHAVETDGGEVLPGVDGSVSLFGHEISGRLGSFLSIFSMMAAGEFGDKTQLVTISLAAQYGAAPAIWVGEMAVIIPVSLANAYLFHRFSHCFDVRKAHLAGAALFAFFGLDTVLALATGFSVWETVVGAVSSAVLALV; encoded by the coding sequence GTGAGTTTCTGGGAGATCGTCGTCGTCGCGGCCGTCGCGCAGCTGGCGGTGCTCCCCGGCGAGAAGGTGCAGTTCATCATCGCCGGGCTGTCGACCCGGTACCGCCCGGCGATCGTCGTCGGCGCCGCGGGGACGGCGTTCGCCGGCTGGACGGCGCTGGAGATCTGGTTCGGCGCCGCGCTCCAGTCGATGCTGTCGGGAGCGATGCTGGACGCGTTCACGGCCGCGATGTTCCTCGTGTTCGCCGTGTTGCTGTTCCGGTCTGCGCCCGGTGCCGGCGCCGGCGTACACGCCGTCGAGACCGACGGCGGGGAGGTGTTGCCCGGAGTCGACGGATCTGTGAGCCTGTTCGGCCACGAGATCTCCGGCCGACTCGGGAGCTTTCTGTCCATCTTCTCGATGATGGCCGCCGGCGAGTTCGGCGACAAGACGCAGCTGGTGACGATCAGCCTCGCCGCGCAGTACGGCGCCGCTCCGGCGATCTGGGTGGGAGAGATGGCCGTCATCATCCCGGTGAGCCTCGCGAACGCGTATCTGTTCCACCGGTTCAGTCACTGCTTCGACGTGCGGAAGGCGCACCTCGCGGGCGCCGCGCTGTTCGCGTTCTTCGGGCTCGACACGGTGTTGGCGCTGGCGACCGGGTTCTCCGTCTGGGAGACGGTCGTCGGTGCCGTCTCGTCGGCCGTCCTGGCGCTCGTGTAG
- a CDS encoding metal-dependent transcriptional regulator — protein sequence MLSDVMEDYLKAIYVLQTENGPPVSTSAIAERVGKTPPTVTSMLETLEERGLVEREKYKGTELTEEGRTVALEVLRHHRLLEAYLAEHLDYSWSEVHEEADALEHHISEEFERRVAAALGDPAVDPHGDPIPGADLEPPADDDARPLTEVAVGERVVIARVSDRDDEELEYLDRAGITPGTTVEVVDIAPFGMVTVAVEPVGESHGGDAGDDGDDREQSLPETIAAAVRVRPVEEVNGTAATDAGVGGA from the coding sequence ATGTTGAGCGACGTGATGGAGGATTATCTGAAGGCCATCTACGTGCTCCAGACCGAAAACGGGCCGCCCGTGTCGACCTCGGCCATCGCCGAGCGCGTCGGGAAGACGCCGCCGACGGTGACGAGCATGCTGGAGACGCTGGAGGAGCGCGGGCTCGTCGAGCGCGAGAAGTACAAGGGGACGGAGCTGACCGAGGAGGGGCGGACCGTCGCGCTGGAGGTGCTGCGGCACCACCGCCTGCTGGAGGCGTATCTCGCGGAGCACCTCGACTACTCGTGGAGCGAGGTCCACGAGGAGGCCGACGCGCTCGAACACCACATCAGCGAGGAGTTCGAGCGTCGCGTCGCCGCGGCGCTGGGCGACCCCGCCGTCGACCCGCACGGCGACCCGATCCCGGGTGCGGATCTCGAGCCGCCGGCCGACGACGACGCCCGCCCGCTCACCGAGGTCGCCGTCGGCGAGCGCGTCGTCATCGCACGCGTCAGCGACCGCGACGACGAGGAGTTGGAGTACCTCGACCGCGCGGGGATCACCCCCGGAACGACCGTCGAGGTGGTCGATATCGCGCCGTTCGGGATGGTGACGGTCGCCGTCGAGCCCGTCGGAGAGTCGCACGGCGGCGACGCGGGGGATGACGGCGACGACCGCGAACAGAGCCTCCCCGAGACGATCGCCGCCGCAGTCCGTGTCCGCCCGGTCGAGGAGGTGAACGGCACCGCCGCGACCGACGCGGGGGTGGGCGGGGCGTGA
- a CDS encoding threonine synthase, with the protein MQTTDAFDGLSCTGCGESFGVGEHGRCPDCGAPLSPTYDLDAVDADALGDRDGPGQYRFGDLLPFPADAAITAGEGATPLVATDRLADELGVAAAYVKDEGRNPTGTYVDRGMSPAVTAAAERGLEPLALAAAGNAGQSAAAYAGRTDLRSYAFVPSRTAFSNKAMVNVHGGEMRVVGGRYGDAAAAVDEQLAAEYHSLQEFTTPYRHDGAKTVAYELLDAVDSPLPDAVVLPASTGELVVGVVQGLEDLLDLGLAEAVPDVYAVQAAGCAPIATAFESGADAVEAWTGPDTIVGELEIEEPAGGDLALAALDRVDGDALTVEDDDALESAVTVAQTEVIEVGGAGGVALAGAWQLAESGALGPDDEVVVVNPDAGVKTPDVLRSHLMGKGI; encoded by the coding sequence ATGCAGACGACGGACGCGTTCGACGGCCTGTCGTGCACCGGCTGCGGGGAGTCGTTCGGCGTCGGCGAGCACGGCCGCTGTCCCGACTGCGGGGCGCCGCTGTCGCCGACGTACGACCTCGACGCGGTCGACGCCGACGCCCTCGGCGACCGCGACGGCCCGGGACAGTACCGCTTCGGCGACCTCCTCCCGTTCCCGGCGGACGCGGCGATCACCGCCGGCGAGGGCGCCACGCCGCTCGTGGCGACCGACCGCCTGGCCGACGAACTCGGCGTCGCCGCCGCGTACGTGAAAGACGAGGGGCGCAACCCCACGGGAACGTACGTCGACCGCGGAATGAGCCCCGCGGTGACGGCCGCCGCGGAGCGCGGACTGGAGCCGCTGGCGCTCGCGGCCGCCGGCAACGCCGGGCAGTCGGCGGCCGCCTACGCCGGCCGCACCGACCTGCGTTCGTACGCGTTCGTCCCCTCGCGGACGGCGTTCTCGAACAAGGCGATGGTGAACGTCCACGGCGGGGAGATGCGCGTCGTCGGCGGGCGCTACGGCGACGCCGCCGCGGCCGTCGACGAGCAACTGGCCGCCGAGTACCACTCGCTACAGGAGTTCACGACGCCGTACCGCCACGACGGGGCGAAGACGGTCGCGTACGAACTCCTCGATGCGGTCGACTCCCCGCTCCCGGATGCGGTGGTCCTCCCCGCGAGCACCGGCGAACTCGTCGTCGGGGTCGTCCAAGGGCTGGAGGACCTCCTCGACCTCGGACTCGCCGAGGCGGTCCCGGACGTGTACGCCGTGCAGGCCGCCGGCTGTGCGCCGATCGCGACCGCGTTCGAGTCCGGCGCGGACGCGGTCGAGGCCTGGACCGGCCCCGACACCATCGTCGGCGAGCTGGAGATCGAAGAACCCGCCGGGGGCGACCTGGCGCTCGCGGCGCTGGACCGCGTCGACGGCGACGCCCTGACCGTCGAGGACGACGACGCGCTGGAGAGCGCCGTCACCGTCGCGCAGACGGAGGTCATCGAGGTCGGCGGCGCCGGCGGCGTCGCTCTCGCAGGCGCGTGGCAGCTCGCGGAGTCGGGCGCACTCGGCCCCGACGACGAGGTCGTCGTCGTGAACCCGGACGCGGGCGTGAAGACGCCGGACGTGCTCCGAAGCCACCTGATGGGCAAGGGGATCTGA
- a CDS encoding NAD(P)/FAD-dependent oxidoreductase, translating to MSDSPNVAVAGAGLAGLVAARHLADAGAEVTVYERRPEVGGRVRTRHEDGFTLDRGFQVLFTGYPAVRRELDVGALDLREFRPGAVICSTGEGTRSVLSDPLRDPRLLVESAFNRRVTTSDKLRTLALRQDLSGRDESWFFSGPDASIREYLRDWGFSERYVENFVAPFYGGITLDRSLSTSKHVFAYTFRALSEGRIGVPAEGMGAIPEQLRASAEAAGATVVTGEGVEGIERGGTGSGAGAGSGGAAGVTVETTDRAVDADAVVVATDPKAARDLTDVDAIPTEGVPSTTQYYRLSDATPVSTGRKILLNSDEASPNVVVPLTDVAPEYAPDGEQLLCATFLGDDARFRDAEDLAADTRAALSAWYPERSFGGLEAIHTDRIEFAQFAQPPGVHPELPEATEPEGPVYLAGDYTEWSSIQGAMKSGRVAAEAVLDGR from the coding sequence ATGTCGGATTCCCCGAACGTCGCCGTCGCGGGCGCGGGGCTCGCGGGGCTGGTCGCCGCGCGGCACCTCGCCGACGCGGGCGCCGAGGTCACCGTCTACGAGCGCCGCCCCGAGGTCGGCGGCCGCGTGCGGACGCGACACGAGGACGGGTTCACGCTCGACCGCGGCTTCCAGGTGCTGTTCACCGGCTACCCCGCGGTGCGGCGCGAGCTCGACGTGGGCGCGCTCGACCTCCGCGAGTTCCGCCCCGGCGCCGTCATCTGCTCGACGGGCGAGGGGACCCGAAGCGTCCTCTCGGACCCCCTCCGGGACCCCCGATTGCTGGTCGAGTCGGCGTTCAACCGCCGGGTAACGACGAGTGACAAGCTCCGGACGCTCGCGCTCCGCCAGGACCTCTCGGGTCGCGATGAGTCGTGGTTCTTCTCGGGCCCGGACGCGAGCATCCGCGAGTACCTCCGCGACTGGGGGTTCTCCGAACGGTACGTCGAGAACTTCGTCGCGCCCTTCTACGGCGGCATCACGCTCGACCGCTCGCTGTCGACCTCGAAGCACGTCTTCGCGTACACCTTCCGCGCGCTCTCGGAGGGCCGGATCGGCGTCCCGGCCGAGGGGATGGGCGCGATCCCGGAGCAGTTGCGGGCCTCGGCTGAGGCCGCCGGCGCGACCGTCGTCACCGGCGAGGGCGTCGAGGGGATCGAACGCGGCGGGACCGGTTCGGGTGCGGGTGCCGGGAGCGGCGGTGCCGCGGGGGTCACCGTCGAGACGACCGACCGCGCCGTCGACGCCGACGCGGTCGTCGTCGCCACCGACCCGAAGGCCGCCCGCGACCTGACCGACGTGGACGCGATCCCGACCGAGGGCGTCCCGTCGACGACGCAGTACTACCGGCTGTCGGACGCGACCCCGGTTTCGACGGGTAGGAAGATCCTGCTCAACAGCGACGAGGCGTCGCCGAACGTCGTCGTCCCGCTCACCGACGTGGCTCCCGAGTACGCGCCCGACGGCGAACAACTGCTGTGTGCGACGTTCCTCGGCGACGACGCGCGCTTCCGGGACGCCGAGGACCTCGCGGCCGACACGCGCGCGGCGCTGTCCGCGTGGTACCCAGAGCGAAGCTTCGGCGGCCTGGAGGCGATCCACACCGACCGCATCGAGTTCGCCCAGTTCGCCCAGCCGCCGGGCGTCCACCCGGAGCTGCCGGAGGCGACGGAGCCGGAGGGGCCGGTGTACCTCGCCGGCGACTACACGGAGTGGTCGTCGATCCAGGGGGCGATGAAGAGCGGGCGCGTCGCCGCCGAGGCGGTTCTCGACGGGAGATAA
- a CDS encoding potassium channel family protein, translating into MALLPRSIRTGDLSRRHRLVIYYLIGLTALVLTYTVLYNTGMRVFEGRPQSIFRSFQTVTETMTTTGYGADSPWETPIMNLFVVFMQLSGIGVGFFTLRVIVIPLFTGAEVDLDSRLSPKRDHVVICEYDRDSAVLLDELEQLGIDYVLISSDEEEAIDLSDEGYSAIHGSPQEEATFERATIASARAVITDADEANVDTILTVRSVRSDVEIITLTDDSTLRDVLLATGADSVVSPRAVLGQRLARKAMSLYTSELHDTVGIAEGLEVTEISVSRGSPLEGTSIRNSRIRERTGANVVGAWIDGELQLPPDPDAVIGANTVLLVSGDHEALEELGETARPVRSRGRDEGVVVAGLGEVGRAALSVVEEEGDIPATTIDIADGPDVDVVGDVSSRDTLREAGIEDAGVILVCVPNDSTALLTAVLARSLNPDIEILVRMSDAKATTKALRAGADYVLSVPRISARMVARELRGEEVLGAGSQIRIDRVSAEPFAGKTLAESGIYERTGCRVIALEHEGELTTSLDPDRTIAAEDRLVIVGTDEAVQRFLTTFDVSPRPIEK; encoded by the coding sequence ATGGCGCTCCTCCCTCGCTCGATCCGGACCGGCGATCTCTCGCGCCGGCACCGGCTCGTCATCTACTACCTGATCGGGCTGACCGCGCTCGTCCTGACCTACACCGTCCTCTACAACACGGGAATGCGCGTGTTCGAGGGGCGACCGCAGTCCATCTTCCGGTCGTTCCAAACGGTCACCGAGACGATGACGACGACGGGGTACGGCGCCGACTCCCCGTGGGAGACGCCGATCATGAACCTCTTCGTCGTGTTCATGCAGCTCAGCGGCATCGGCGTCGGCTTCTTCACGCTCCGGGTGATCGTCATCCCGCTGTTCACCGGCGCCGAGGTCGACCTCGACAGCCGGCTCTCCCCGAAGCGCGATCACGTCGTCATCTGCGAGTACGACCGGGACTCCGCGGTGCTGCTCGACGAGCTCGAACAGCTCGGGATCGACTACGTGCTCATCTCCTCCGACGAGGAGGAGGCGATCGATCTCTCCGACGAGGGGTACTCGGCGATCCACGGATCGCCGCAGGAGGAAGCCACGTTCGAACGCGCGACCATCGCCAGCGCCCGGGCGGTCATCACCGACGCCGACGAGGCCAACGTCGACACGATCCTCACGGTTCGGTCGGTCCGCTCCGACGTGGAGATCATCACGCTGACCGACGACAGCACCCTGCGGGACGTGCTCCTCGCGACCGGCGCCGACAGCGTCGTCTCCCCGCGTGCCGTCCTCGGCCAGCGTCTCGCGCGGAAGGCAATGTCGCTGTACACCTCGGAGCTGCACGACACGGTCGGCATCGCCGAGGGGCTGGAGGTGACGGAGATCTCCGTCAGCCGCGGGAGCCCCCTCGAGGGGACGAGCATCCGGAACTCGCGCATCCGGGAGCGGACGGGCGCCAACGTCGTGGGCGCGTGGATCGACGGCGAGCTCCAGCTCCCGCCGGACCCCGACGCGGTCATCGGCGCGAACACGGTGCTGCTCGTGTCCGGCGACCACGAGGCGCTGGAGGAGCTCGGGGAGACCGCCCGCCCGGTCCGGTCGCGCGGCCGCGACGAGGGCGTCGTCGTCGCGGGACTCGGCGAGGTCGGACGGGCGGCGCTGTCGGTCGTCGAGGAGGAGGGCGACATCCCGGCCACGACGATCGATATCGCCGACGGTCCGGACGTCGACGTTGTCGGCGACGTGAGCTCCCGCGACACGCTCCGGGAGGCGGGCATCGAGGACGCCGGGGTGATCCTCGTGTGCGTCCCGAACGACTCGACGGCGCTGTTGACCGCGGTGCTCGCGCGGTCGCTGAACCCGGACATCGAGATCCTCGTGCGGATGAGCGACGCGAAGGCGACGACAAAGGCGCTTCGCGCCGGTGCCGACTACGTGCTCTCGGTCCCGCGGATCAGCGCCCGGATGGTCGCCCGGGAGCTTCGCGGCGAGGAGGTGCTCGGCGCCGGCAGTCAGATCCGGATCGACCGGGTGTCGGCCGAGCCGTTCGCCGGGAAGACGCTCGCCGAGAGCGGGATCTACGAGCGAACCGGCTGTCGCGTCATCGCCCTCGAACACGAGGGCGAACTCACCACGAGCCTCGATCCCGATCGGACGATCGCGGCCGAGGACCGGCTGGTGATCGTCGGCACCGACGAGGCGGTGCAGCGCTTCCTCACGACGTTCGACGTGTCGCCGCGGCCGATCGAGAAGTAG